Proteins from one Streptomyces roseifaciens genomic window:
- a CDS encoding M4 family metallopeptidase, with the protein MSTAALVVSAVPAQATTTAPKGPGDVAQDRRTAAPAWVTGIREPVPAAKNAADAALRYLADQQSRYRIARPDRDLKPLQSVATGGSETVRLQQKHRGVDVLGGQYVVRMDATGAKSGGTRFVTGTSGRYFTGLTVPTEPGIDAPLAVELAVDAVTRQLGPVRPSRDDRGDGQEDSQGDGRAGSGGGEAGQPITGTAHGLVVLPRGTGVLTHHVTVRGTDPATGSPVLREVYIEAQTGHPVLQYSGIKTFRTPSRSAVPGAGSKAAEAGSKAVGSAAADRRATDRRGTDRRATDRRGTDPRGTAALQDGGTKGSGVRLDGTKVELHLTRDEDRNAYVMRDRSRAQAGGGDANLVTTWDARGRSYGEVWRTWPADLKEFSSPTAEFGDEATGIGAVDAHWAAGRVHDYFKDVHGRNGPDGRGSAVNSLVGLGISYAEVFWDGQKVIYGSGNDEYRPFSAALDVVGRELTHGVVESTANLVPAGQSGALGEAVADYFGNAVETDARGIAMDSPDAGLLGETLCRQKEPRACAARDLNDGRTTSKSFAGVGIGTDNGGIHLNSTIFSGALWDIREDIDRTLADRIVHNALTQYMSPLDGFTEGRAAVLAAARDLKVTDREYKAVERAFNAHGIVPGWELALGVDSDQLLGRVNTDDRTSAGAGGGWWTASTSNDDGSEPYSVWAGRLDGTGEKKLISPNDGRYHVDPVTDGKTVVWQARRGRATEILARPLAGGPVKKLFSNALAITSLHVEGKVVTFQVHRRRAGSRVVYLRMGETAPTYVEPGSTGRSASTGDPSLSHGRIAFTTWHRVDDGALRHDAEVLDVATGTRTMMKQIGTPSYLMGTAITGKHVFWLTVADADHTTTAVRRSNLDGTGTVDISPGTGKDALHGTGLTASDEAVTVSVRAPDPQSPDPQLRYEALDRLWQLSPDGSRRERVSCNRGEQLSHASADGRQVIWVDATTGHTDLVTRTRPAGTCG; encoded by the coding sequence ATGAGCACCGCCGCACTCGTCGTTTCTGCGGTACCGGCCCAGGCGACAACGACGGCGCCGAAGGGGCCGGGCGACGTCGCGCAGGACCGGCGCACTGCAGCGCCCGCCTGGGTGACCGGCATCCGGGAGCCCGTCCCGGCAGCAAAGAACGCCGCCGACGCGGCCCTGCGGTACCTGGCGGACCAGCAGAGCCGCTACCGGATCGCCCGCCCCGACCGGGATCTCAAGCCCTTGCAGTCCGTCGCCACCGGCGGCTCGGAGACCGTGCGCCTTCAGCAGAAGCACCGCGGGGTGGACGTCCTGGGAGGGCAGTACGTCGTCCGGATGGACGCAACGGGAGCGAAGAGCGGCGGCACACGGTTCGTCACGGGCACGTCCGGCCGGTACTTCACCGGGCTGACCGTCCCGACCGAGCCCGGAATCGACGCGCCCCTGGCCGTCGAGCTGGCCGTCGACGCCGTGACGCGGCAGCTCGGGCCCGTACGCCCGTCCCGCGACGACCGGGGCGACGGCCAGGAGGACAGCCAGGGCGACGGCCGGGCAGGATCCGGGGGCGGCGAGGCCGGGCAGCCGATCACCGGCACGGCCCACGGCCTGGTCGTGCTGCCGCGGGGCACCGGGGTGCTGACCCACCACGTGACGGTACGCGGAACCGACCCGGCCACCGGGTCCCCTGTGCTGCGCGAGGTGTACATCGAGGCGCAGACCGGTCATCCCGTCCTCCAGTACAGCGGGATCAAGACATTCAGGACGCCCAGCCGTTCCGCGGTCCCCGGCGCGGGCTCCAAAGCCGCCGAAGCGGGCTCCAAGGCCGTCGGCTCCGCGGCCGCGGACCGCCGCGCCACAGACCGCCGGGGCACGGACCGCCGCGCCACGGACCGCCGGGGCACGGACCCCCGGGGCACGGCCGCCCTGCAGGACGGCGGGACGAAGGGCTCCGGTGTCCGGCTGGACGGCACGAAGGTCGAGCTGCATCTGACCCGGGACGAGGACCGCAACGCGTACGTGATGCGCGACCGCTCCCGCGCCCAGGCAGGTGGCGGCGACGCGAACCTCGTGACCACCTGGGACGCACGCGGCCGGAGTTACGGCGAGGTGTGGCGCACGTGGCCGGCCGACCTCAAGGAGTTCTCCTCCCCCACGGCCGAATTCGGCGACGAGGCCACCGGGATCGGCGCCGTCGACGCGCACTGGGCCGCGGGCCGGGTCCACGACTACTTCAAGGACGTCCACGGCCGGAACGGTCCGGACGGCCGCGGCTCGGCCGTGAACTCGCTCGTGGGCCTGGGGATCTCGTACGCGGAGGTCTTCTGGGACGGCCAGAAGGTGATCTACGGGAGCGGCAACGACGAATACCGGCCCTTCTCGGCCGCTCTCGACGTCGTCGGGCGCGAGCTGACGCACGGCGTCGTCGAGAGCACCGCGAACCTCGTGCCCGCGGGCCAGTCCGGCGCGCTGGGAGAGGCCGTCGCCGACTACTTCGGCAATGCCGTCGAGACCGACGCGCGCGGCATCGCCATGGACAGCCCCGACGCCGGCCTGCTCGGCGAGACGCTGTGCCGGCAGAAGGAGCCCCGCGCCTGTGCCGCACGTGACCTGAACGACGGGCGGACCACGTCCAAGTCCTTCGCCGGCGTGGGCATCGGCACCGACAACGGCGGCATCCACCTGAACTCCACGATCTTCTCCGGCGCCCTGTGGGACATCCGCGAGGACATCGACCGCACGCTCGCGGACAGGATCGTCCACAACGCGCTCACGCAGTACATGAGCCCGCTCGACGGCTTCACCGAGGGCCGGGCCGCCGTCCTCGCCGCCGCCCGCGACCTCAAGGTCACCGACAGGGAGTACAAGGCGGTCGAGCGGGCCTTCAACGCTCACGGCATCGTCCCGGGCTGGGAACTCGCACTGGGGGTGGATTCCGACCAGCTGCTCGGGCGGGTCAACACCGACGACCGGACGAGCGCCGGGGCGGGCGGCGGCTGGTGGACCGCCTCCACGTCCAACGACGACGGCTCCGAGCCCTACTCGGTCTGGGCCGGACGCCTCGACGGCACCGGCGAGAAGAAGCTCATCAGCCCCAACGACGGCCGCTACCACGTCGACCCGGTCACCGACGGCAAGACGGTGGTCTGGCAGGCGCGCCGGGGACGGGCCACGGAGATCCTCGCCCGGCCGCTCGCGGGAGGCCCGGTCAAGAAACTGTTCTCCAACGCGCTCGCCATCACCTCACTGCACGTGGAGGGAAAGGTCGTCACCTTCCAGGTCCACCGTCGCCGTGCCGGCTCCCGGGTGGTCTACCTGCGGATGGGCGAGACCGCCCCGACGTACGTGGAACCGGGCTCCACGGGACGTAGTGCGAGCACCGGCGACCCGTCCCTCAGCCACGGCAGGATCGCCTTCACCACCTGGCACCGCGTGGACGACGGTGCCTTGCGGCACGACGCGGAGGTCCTGGACGTCGCCACTGGCACGAGGACCATGATGAAGCAGATCGGGACGCCCTCGTACCTCATGGGCACCGCCATCACCGGCAAGCACGTCTTCTGGCTGACCGTCGCCGACGCCGACCACACCACCACCGCCGTACGCCGCTCGAACCTGGACGGCACGGGCACCGTCGACATCAGCCCCGGCACGGGCAAGGATGCCCTGCACGGGACCGGCCTGACGGCCTCCGACGAAGCGGTGACGGTCTCCGTCCGCGCACCGGACCCGCAGTCACCGGACCCGCAGCTCCGCTACGAGGCACTGGACAGGCTCTGGCAGCTCTCCCCGGACGGGTCGCGACGGGAACGGGTCTCCTGCAACCGAGGTGAACAGCTCTCGCACGCCTCGGCAGACGGCCGGCAAGTCATCTGGGTCGACGCCACGACCGGCCACACCGACCTCGTCACCCGCACCCGCCCGGCAGGCACCTGTGGCTGA